The Mycolicibacterium parafortuitum nucleotide sequence TCGCCGAGCACCGGCGGCAGGTGCGCGAACGCCGGTGTCATATCCGTCACACCGATGCGGATCAGCGCGGCGTAGAGGGCCAGCTGACGGGGCGTGGACGGCAGCAGGTCCTCACCGCGCAGCACATGTGTGATCTTCATCAACGCGTCGTCGACCGGATTGACCAACGTGTACAACGGATCTCCGCTACCGCGGGTCAGCGCGAAATCGGGCACCGATCCGGCCGGGAACGTCGTCTCGCCACGGACCAGGTCGACCCAGGTCAGGTCGGTGTCGGGCATGCGCAGCCGCACCACCGGCTTGCGGCCCTCGGCCAGAAACGCCGCGCGCTGCTCCTCGGTCAGCTCGCGGTCGTAGTTGTCATAGCCCAGCTTCGGGTTGCGCCCGGCGGCGAGATGGCGCGCCTCGACCTCCTCGGCGGTCGAGAAGGCCTCGTAGGCCTCACCGGCGTCCAGCAGGCGGTGGATCACGTCCAGGTAGATGTCCCGGCGCTCGGACTGGCGGTACGGCGCGTAGGGTCCGCCGACCTCGGGGCCCTCGTCCCAGTCCATGCCGAGCCAGCGCAGCGCGTCCAGCAGCGCCAGGTAGCTCTCCTCGCTGTCGCGCTGGGAGTCGGTGTCCTCGATGCGGAACACGAAATCGCCGCCGGTGTGGCGGGCGTAGGCCCAGTTGAACAGCGCCGTCCGGATCAACCCGACGTGCGGCGTGCCCGTCGGCGACGGACAGAACCTGACCCGAACTTTCACGACTTACCCTTCCGCACAACAGGATTCGATAATGTCCCGATGCCTTCGACGGTGATGCTGACGTTGTCCCCGTGCTCCAGTGGGCCCACCCCCTCCGGGGTGCCGGTCAAGATCAGATCGCCGGGCAGCAGCGTCATCACCGACGAGATCCACTCGATGATCGCCCCGATGTCGTGGATCATCAACGACGTTCGGCTGCGCTGTTTGACCTCGCCGTTGACCTCCGTGCGGATCTCCAGATCCGACGGGTCCACGTCGGTGACGATCCACGGGCCGACCGGACAGAAGGTGTCGTGCCCCTTGGCCCGCATCCACTGTCCGTCCTTCTTCTGCTGATCGCGGGCGGACACGTCGTTGGCGATGGTGTAGCCGAGGATGTTCTCGGCGGCACGCGATGCGGGAACGTCCTTGCAGGGCCTGCCGATCACGGCGGCGAGTTCACCCTCGAAGTGCACCGGGTTGGCGTCGGCGGGCAGCTGGATCGGCGTGTACGGGCCGATGATCGCGGTGTTGGGCTTGAGGAAGATGATCGGATCCTCGAACGTGCCGCCACCCATCTCCTCGATGTGGGCGAGATAGTTCTTCCCCATGCACACAACCTTGCTGGCCAGGATCGGCGCGAGCAGACGGACGTCGGCGAGCGGCCACTGCCTGCCGGTGAACGTCGGGGTGCCGAACGGGTGCTCGGCGATCTCGCGCGCGACCGCTGCCGCCGGGTCGTCGGGCGGGCCCTCGATGGAGACGAAGGCAACCCCGTCGGGACTGGCGATTCGACCGAGACGCATGCCCTCAGCCTAGTGCCCGCCCCATCGGCGCCGGTCACCGCCGCTGCAGCTTCCCGGGTGTCTTAGATAATGAGATAGTTGTTCGGCATTTTGGGATGCCTGTGGAAGCATGGCGGCGTGGGCACCCGGTCGATAACCCCGATGCGACGCTGGTCGATGCTGGTGATCGGCCTCGGGGCGACGCTGTGCGCCAACGTGTTCATCAACGGCGTGGCCTTCCTGATCCCGACGCTGCACGACGAGCGCGGTCTGGATCTCGCGTCCGCGGCCCTGATGTCGTCGCTGCCCAGCCTCGGCATGGTGGTGACGCTGATCGCATGGGGTTATGTGGTGGATCGGTTCGGCGAGCGGGTGGTGCTCACGCTGGGATCGGCCCTGACGGCCGCCGCGGCGTTCGCGGCGGCGTCGGTGGACTCGCTGATGGTCACCGGCGTCTTCCTGTTTCTCGGTGGGATGGCGGCGGCGAGCAGCAACACCGCCAGCGGCCGGCTGGTGGTCGGGTGGTTCGACGCCGAGCAGCGGGGGCTGGTGATGGGCATCCGCCAGACCGCCCAGCCGCTCGGGGTCGGAGTCGGCGCGTTGGTGATCCCGCGTCTGGCCGAATCCCACGGTGCGGCAGCGGCGTTGCTGTTCCCCGCGATCGTGTGCGCGGTCGCCGCGTTGGTGTGCCTGGTCGCGGTGATCGATCCGCCGCGTCCGCCCCGCGCCGAAGCCGACAGCGCCGCGCTGGCCAATCCGTACCGCGGTTCGGCGATGCTGTGGCGCATCCACCTGACGTCGGTGCTGCTGGTCGTCCCCCAGGTGGTGGTGTGGACGTTCACGCTGGTCTGGTTGATCAGCGAGCGCCACTGGTCACCCGAGTCGGCCGGAATCCTCGTGATGATCGCCCAGATCGGTGGTGCCGCAGGCCGCATCGCTGCGGGCCGCTGGTCGGACGCGTACGTCAAACGCTCCGGAGAGGTGATCGCGGCGCGGCTGCGCCCGATCCGGATGATCGCGGCGTCCGCCGCCGCGGCGATGGCACTGCTCGCCGTCACCGACTGGCTGGATTCCCCGCTGAGCATCGCGGTGATGCTCGCCGCATCGGTGATCACGGTGTCGGACAACGGTTTGGCCTTCACGCTGATCGCCGAGTACGCGGGACCCTTCTGGAGCGGCCGGGCGCTGGGTACCCAGAACACCAGCCAGCTGTTCGCCCAGGGTGTCGCCCCACCGCTGTTCGGCGGGCTCATCGCTGCCGTCGGCTATCCGGTCGCGTTCGCGGTGTGCGCGCTGTTCCCGCTGCTGGCGATCCCGGCGGTGCCGAAGGCCGCAGATCCTGGGCCCCGGGTAGATCGCTAGGCCCCAGCCCGGCCGGCGAATGGCACTACGCGCGTGCCCGTCTGGCGAACCGCGGCAACACGATCAGCGCGGCGGCCAGGAAGCACAGCGCGCCGACGAACGTGCCGAAGTTGGCGAGCCACTCGTCGGCCGTCACCCCGTCGGGGCGGACGAACGCGGCCAGCGCAGAGATGCCGAACGCGACACAGCCGGCCAGGTTGATCGCCCCGGCACACCAATCCCGCGAGCGCAGATCCGGCATACCCACCGCGAGCATCCCCAGCACGCCGCTGATCAGGAACAGCGCCGAGCCGGTCGCGTCGGGAGTC carries:
- the gltX gene encoding glutamate--tRNA ligase, whose amino-acid sequence is MKVRVRFCPSPTGTPHVGLIRTALFNWAYARHTGGDFVFRIEDTDSQRDSEESYLALLDALRWLGMDWDEGPEVGGPYAPYRQSERRDIYLDVIHRLLDAGEAYEAFSTAEEVEARHLAAGRNPKLGYDNYDRELTEEQRAAFLAEGRKPVVRLRMPDTDLTWVDLVRGETTFPAGSVPDFALTRGSGDPLYTLVNPVDDALMKITHVLRGEDLLPSTPRQLALYAALIRIGVTDMTPAFAHLPPVLGEGNKKLSKRDPQSNLFLHRDRGFIPEGLLNYLALLGWSIADDRDIFSLDEMVAAFDVADVNSNPARFDQKKADALNAEHIRLLEPAEFARRLAAYFDAHGHHTGLDDARFAEAAALVQTRIVVLGDAWDLLKFLDESSFTLDEKSAGKELKAAAVPVLTAALEALEGVTQWRTADIEEALKVALIERLELKPRKAFGPVRVAATGSSVSPPLFESLELLGRERSLERLRAGRDHAATAAGPEA
- a CDS encoding MFS transporter; this translates as MRRWSMLVIGLGATLCANVFINGVAFLIPTLHDERGLDLASAALMSSLPSLGMVVTLIAWGYVVDRFGERVVLTLGSALTAAAAFAAASVDSLMVTGVFLFLGGMAAASSNTASGRLVVGWFDAEQRGLVMGIRQTAQPLGVGVGALVIPRLAESHGAAAALLFPAIVCAVAALVCLVAVIDPPRPPRAEADSAALANPYRGSAMLWRIHLTSVLLVVPQVVVWTFTLVWLISERHWSPESAGILVMIAQIGGAAGRIAAGRWSDAYVKRSGEVIAARLRPIRMIAASAAAAMALLAVTDWLDSPLSIAVMLAASVITVSDNGLAFTLIAEYAGPFWSGRALGTQNTSQLFAQGVAPPLFGGLIAAVGYPVAFAVCALFPLLAIPAVPKAADPGPRVDR
- a CDS encoding fumarylacetoacetate hydrolase family protein, whose amino-acid sequence is MRLGRIASPDGVAFVSIEGPPDDPAAAVAREIAEHPFGTPTFTGRQWPLADVRLLAPILASKVVCMGKNYLAHIEEMGGGTFEDPIIFLKPNTAIIGPYTPIQLPADANPVHFEGELAAVIGRPCKDVPASRAAENILGYTIANDVSARDQQKKDGQWMRAKGHDTFCPVGPWIVTDVDPSDLEIRTEVNGEVKQRSRTSLMIHDIGAIIEWISSVMTLLPGDLILTGTPEGVGPLEHGDNVSITVEGIGTLSNPVVRKGKS